The SAR324 cluster bacterium genome segment TTAGCTTTTCTGAAAAGTTCTCTTTATTTTTTGGCCTCTCTACAGGAATGAACAAAATTTATTGATAGAAATTGAATCAATGGTTCCTACCAAATCTTATGGATAAATGCTGTGAAGGAGTTGAGTGTTGAATTTGACATCTGAAAATCAAAGTCTTTTGGACTATATCGCACAATCACAACAAAAGATGGACTCCAATACTATTTTGGAGTCTGTTGTAAAAAATCTTGAATTCGTGATTTGTGAAATTCCAGAGCGAGCAAATAAAGCAGATTTGTTTGAAGCTTTGGCTAGAACTGTTCGAGACAAGCTTATTTGGCAACTTAATGAAACCCAACAGCGATATGAAAAATCTGAAGCCAAACAAGTCAATTATTTGTCCCTTGAATATCTGATCGGACGAAGTCTTCGCAATAACCTTGTCAATCTAGGGATCTATGATGTCTGCCAGAAAGTGATGGAGCAATTGGGTGTGAAACTCATAGAAATAGAGGAGTGTGAACGAGATGCAGGTTTGGGTAATGGAGGTCTTGGACGTTTAGCAGCTTGTTTTCTAGACTCCATGGCAACCCTGCAGTTGCCTGCTTTTGGCTACGGTATTCGCTATGAGTATGGGATTTTTCAGCAAAAATTTGAGAATGGACAACAAATCGAATTTCCGGATGGTTGGCTAGAAAATGGTTATCCGTGGGAAATTCGTCGACCTCACATCAACTACCCAGTCCGATTCTATGGGAGGGTGATTGATGAAACTGATGAGCTGGGAAGATCAAAGCGTCGTTGGGTGGAAGCAGAACAAGTGAGGGCAGTAGCTTTTGACGTACCAGTCAGCGGCTACGCCAATGAGACCGTGAATGTTCTAAGACTTTGGTCTGCTAGGGCTGTTCAAGATTTTGATTTGGCGAGCTTCAATCGGGGAGATTATTTACAAGCTGTGATGGACAAACAGCGAGTAGAAACAATCTCCAAGGTTTTGTATCCGAATGACCAGGCATTCAGTGGAAAGGAACTGAGGCTAAAGCAGCAATATTTCTTCGTGTCAGCTTCCTTGCAGGATATGATTGTTCGCTTCAAGGATCGCAATCAGCCCTGGGGGACTTTCCCAGAATATATGGCAATTCAACTTAACGATACGCATCCTTCGATTGCAATTCCGGAACTGATGCGACTGTTGATTGATGAGGAGGAGTTGGAATGGGATGAAGCTTGGCAAATATGTCGTCAAACCTTTGCTTACACGAATCATACGGTACTGCCAGAAGCTCTCGAGCGATGGTCTGTTGAATTACTCAACAACTTGCTTCCAAGACACATGGAACTGATCTATCAGATCAATGATCGATTTCTTCAGCAGGTAAGACAAAGAAATCCCAGAGACCCGGGTTTACTATCCAGAGTCTCTATGATTGAAGAAGGTTGGGAAAAGCAAGTACGGATGCCTTTTCTATCAATTGTTGGCAGCCACACAACAAATGGAGTAGCCGCGCTTCATACAGAGCTGCTTAAAGAGACAATTTTTAGAGACTTTTACGGCTTGTTTCCAGAGCGGTTTCAAAACAAGACCAATGGAATTACCCCAAGGCTTTGGTTACGTTGTGCGAATCCTGAGTTATCTGAGCTAATTAGTGATCATATTGGAAGTGATTGGATCACAAATCTGGATAAGCTAAAGAAATTGTTGGATTTGGCTTCAACGGAAAGCTTTCATCATCAGTGGCAAGTAGTAAAAAGATTGAAAAAACAACAACTTTGTGAGTGGATCTTAGCAACTCACAAAGTTGAACTGGCAGTTGATTCTCTCTTTGATGTCCAGGTCAAACGGATTCATGAATATAAGCGTCAGTTGCTCAATATCCTGCATGTGGTTCATCTCTACGACCAGTTGAGAAAAAAAACAAAAATGGATGCTCCCAAGCGAACCTTTTTTTTTGGTGGAAAGGCTGCTCCAGGTTACTACATGGCGAAGCAAATTATTCGCTTGATCAATGACGTTGCAGCAAAAGTTAATACGGATGTTGAGATTGAAGACAGGCTTCGTGTTCTATTTGTGACCAATTATGGTGTGTCCAGCTCGGAAAAGATCATCGCGGCCAGCGAGGTTTCAGAACATATTTCTACAGCAGGGACAGAGGCTTCGGGTACCAGTAACATGAAATTTTCTTTAAACGGCTGCATCCTACTCGGGACCCACGATGGTGCGACAATCGAAATTGGAG includes the following:
- a CDS encoding glycogen/starch/alpha-glucan phosphorylase, yielding MLNLTSENQSLLDYIAQSQQKMDSNTILESVVKNLEFVICEIPERANKADLFEALARTVRDKLIWQLNETQQRYEKSEAKQVNYLSLEYLIGRSLRNNLVNLGIYDVCQKVMEQLGVKLIEIEECERDAGLGNGGLGRLAACFLDSMATLQLPAFGYGIRYEYGIFQQKFENGQQIEFPDGWLENGYPWEIRRPHINYPVRFYGRVIDETDELGRSKRRWVEAEQVRAVAFDVPVSGYANETVNVLRLWSARAVQDFDLASFNRGDYLQAVMDKQRVETISKVLYPNDQAFSGKELRLKQQYFFVSASLQDMIVRFKDRNQPWGTFPEYMAIQLNDTHPSIAIPELMRLLIDEEELEWDEAWQICRQTFAYTNHTVLPEALERWSVELLNNLLPRHMELIYQINDRFLQQVRQRNPRDPGLLSRVSMIEEGWEKQVRMPFLSIVGSHTTNGVAALHTELLKETIFRDFYGLFPERFQNKTNGITPRLWLRCANPELSELISDHIGSDWITNLDKLKKLLDLASTESFHHQWQVVKRLKKQQLCEWILATHKVELAVDSLFDVQVKRIHEYKRQLLNILHVVHLYDQLRKKTKMDAPKRTFFFGGKAAPGYYMAKQIIRLINDVAAKVNTDVEIEDRLRVLFVTNYGVSSSEKIIAASEVSEHISTAGTEASGTSNMKFSLNGCILLGTHDGATIEIG